A window of the Rhizobium sp. N324 genome harbors these coding sequences:
- a CDS encoding antitoxin Xre/MbcA/ParS-like domain-containing protein, translated as MVGSQTQPDRARQAQVADRVAAKVADVLKADATFESGSVALSARIAGAAAAAIVDLPISARRELSKRQGELARRIRGLVETFGDAPTGGKIALEIPTAVESSGGEGLGKIVTAEEGERLLGELAVTRKLEDWAGPVAGASELQRDFGIARSTLNRWQHAGEVIALLKGTRKHVYPVEQFIDGRPAKGIGTISALVSNQRVAWLWLSQSNPILGGRRPIGLLKQDRADEVVDAAQTYFAAQ; from the coding sequence ATGGTTGGCTCCCAAACGCAGCCGGATCGCGCTCGTCAGGCGCAGGTCGCCGATCGCGTTGCCGCCAAAGTCGCCGATGTGCTGAAAGCCGACGCCACATTCGAGTCCGGCTCGGTTGCCCTGTCCGCCAGAATCGCGGGAGCGGCCGCGGCGGCCATTGTCGATCTTCCGATCAGTGCACGACGTGAACTCAGCAAGCGCCAGGGCGAGCTGGCCCGACGCATTCGCGGCCTGGTGGAGACTTTCGGTGATGCGCCGACTGGCGGCAAGATCGCGCTTGAGATTCCAACAGCGGTGGAATCGTCCGGAGGCGAAGGACTTGGGAAGATCGTCACTGCGGAGGAGGGCGAGCGATTGTTGGGCGAACTTGCGGTCACCCGCAAGCTCGAGGATTGGGCCGGGCCGGTTGCCGGCGCAAGCGAACTCCAGCGCGATTTCGGAATTGCGCGCTCCACCCTTAATCGCTGGCAGCATGCCGGCGAGGTCATCGCCCTATTGAAGGGAACGAGAAAACACGTCTACCCGGTTGAACAATTCATCGACGGGCGCCCTGCAAAAGGCATAGGGACGATCAGCGCTCTCGTTTCCAATCAGCGCGTCGCATGGCTGTGGCTCAGCCAGTCGAATCCTATATTGGGCGGGCGCAGACCCATAGGCCTCCTGAAACAGGATCGCGCGGACGAGGTTGTTGACGCAGCTCAGACCTATTTCGCTGCGCAATGA